Proteins encoded within one genomic window of Bifidobacteriaceae bacterium:
- a CDS encoding OFA family MFS transporter, with product WAFSIAIFCLGCSAAGLGKFVQDYGPRVSARISGACFGLGMILTGVAISSHSVTWLFLSYGVLGGIGLGTGYITPVKTLIRWFYDRKGMATGMAVMGFGFGSVMAGPVFAWLIGLFSEHDEAGAITAYHVAPAFLIMGTAYGAILITASFIILVPPPAWGEVIDDSGAAVAQQRQYGTTEALRTWQFYALWVMLFVNISCGIAVIYTASPMMQDTVGVDAQTAALLAVSGVALFNGLGRFVWASLSDKMGRPFTFAAFFVVQVVAFGALGALLAAGRAEQAVFLALIYLIATCYGGGFGTIPAYLSDLFGNANVSAVHGWVLTAWALAGVVGPTILVWAKGGEENYQRAMFFYAGMLAVALVVSVVLLAALRRSRGGFDPLHRDYPGRLSGDRGDLEKTSSK from the coding sequence AATGGGCCTTCTCGATCGCCATTTTCTGCCTGGGCTGTTCCGCGGCGGGCTTGGGGAAGTTCGTGCAAGACTACGGGCCCAGGGTGTCGGCCAGGATTTCGGGGGCTTGCTTCGGCCTCGGAATGATCCTGACCGGCGTCGCCATCTCGAGCCATTCAGTCACGTGGCTGTTCCTGAGCTACGGCGTGCTGGGCGGGATAGGGCTCGGCACGGGCTACATCACGCCGGTCAAGACGCTGATCCGGTGGTTCTACGACCGCAAAGGCATGGCCACGGGCATGGCGGTGATGGGATTCGGGTTTGGCTCGGTGATGGCCGGGCCGGTCTTCGCCTGGCTGATCGGCCTGTTTTCCGAACACGACGAGGCGGGCGCGATAACCGCCTACCACGTCGCCCCGGCGTTCCTCATCATGGGCACGGCGTACGGGGCGATCCTGATCACGGCATCGTTCATAATCCTGGTGCCGCCGCCGGCGTGGGGCGAGGTGATTGACGACAGCGGAGCGGCCGTGGCCCAACAGCGGCAATATGGGACGACCGAAGCGCTGCGGACGTGGCAGTTCTACGCGTTGTGGGTGATGCTGTTCGTGAACATCTCCTGCGGCATCGCGGTCATCTACACCGCGTCGCCGATGATGCAGGACACGGTCGGCGTGGACGCGCAGACCGCCGCGCTGCTGGCCGTGTCCGGGGTGGCGCTGTTCAACGGATTGGGACGGTTCGTGTGGGCTTCGCTGTCAGACAAAATGGGGCGCCCGTTCACTTTCGCCGCCTTCTTCGTGGTGCAAGTCGTCGCCTTTGGCGCGCTCGGGGCGTTGCTGGCCGCCGGCCGCGCCGAGCAGGCGGTCTTCCTGGCGCTGATCTACCTGATCGCCACCTGCTACGGCGGCGGGTTCGGAACCATCCCCGCCTATCTGTCTGATCTCTTCGGCAACGCCAACGTGTCGGCCGTCCACGGTTGGGTGTTGACCGCCTGGGCGCTGGCCGGCGTGGTGGGGCCCACCATTTTGGTGTGGGCGAAGGGCGGCGAGGAGAACTACCAGCGCGCGATGTTCTTCTACGCCGGCATGCTGGCCGTCGCTCTGGTTGTGTCCGTCGTCCTGTTG